A window of the Gossypium hirsutum isolate 1008001.06 chromosome A05, Gossypium_hirsutum_v2.1, whole genome shotgun sequence genome harbors these coding sequences:
- the LOC107959805 gene encoding probable prolyl 4-hydroxylase 7 codes for MDSQHFLGFFLLIFLQSCLVSADINGSVLKMKTGTSSVPFDPTHVTQLSWRPRAFIYKGFLSSDECDHLITLAKDKLEKSMVADNESGKSVESEVRTSSGMFLQKAQDEVVADIEARIAAWTFLPVENGESIQILHYEHGQKYEPHFDYFHDKANQQLGGHRIATVLMYLSDVESGGETVFPNAEGRLSQVQDESWSACAKNGFAVKPRKGDALLFFSLHPDATTDTASLHGSCPVIKGEKWSATKWIHVRSFDRSKRLNRRAAIGECVDENENCAGWAKAGECEKNPTYMVGSRGSPGFCRKSCKVCS; via the exons aTGGATTCTCAGCATTTTCTCGGATTCTTTCTTCTAATTTTCCTTCAGTCTTGTTTGGTTTCGGCTGATATTAATGGATCGGTTCTTAAAATGAAAACAGGAACTTCTTCGGTTCCGTTTGATCCGACTCATGTTACTCAACTCTCATGGCGCCCTAG GGCTTTCATTTACAAAGGATTTTTATCGAGTGATGAATGTGATCACCTCATTACTCTG GCCAAGGATAAGTTAGAGAAATCAATGGTGGCGGATAATGAATCAGGTAAAAGCGTCGAAAGTGAAGTTCGAACCAGCTCTGGCATGTTTCTTCAGAAAGCTCAG GATGAAGTAGTCGCTGATATTGAAGCTAGGATTGCAGCATGGACCTTCCTTCCAGTTG AGAATGGGGAGTCCATTCAAATACTACACTATGAACATGGTCAGAAGTATGAGCCACATTTCGATTATTTTCATGACAAAGCTAATCAACAGCTCGGTGGTCACCGTATTGCTACTGTACTGATGTATTTGTCTGATGTTGAGAGTGGAGGGGAAACTGTGTTTCCAAATGCAGAG GGACGACTTTCTCAGGTGCAGGATGAAAGTTGGTCGGCCTGTGCCAAAAATGGATTTGCAG TGAAACCCCGAAAAGGTGATGCATTACTGTTCTTCAGCCTACATCCTGATGCGACAACTGATACAGCCAGTTTGCATGGAAGTTGCCCAGTGATTAAGGGTGAGAAATGGTCAGCAACAAAGTGGATCCATGTGAGGTCCTTCGATAGGAGCAAGCGTTTAAACAGGCGCGCCGCAATCGGGGAGTGCGTTGATGAGAATGAAAACTGTGCTGGGTGGGCTAAGGCCGGTGAATGCGAAAAGAACCCTACCTACATGGTGGGTTCTCGAGGCTCTCCCGGATTTTGTAGAAAAAGTTGTAAGGTATGCTCCTAG
- the LOC107959806 gene encoding serine/threonine-protein kinase D6PK, which produces MFWDCKRKRKRLKTPTQTLGLSMQQQKNKTKTLPTYHLLYLILLLYSLVSYPNCLKFEYCLIQFFYFFLISNSPCLSPRLTLPFFDYLGHITPPTFLLTNHRFHFFLRCYLFFLSGISSNRFLISIMDERPQENVKFETFTVTNTLKDLCLNNNSVSISGSDSLISCSNNGSSSSSSLQDVNINKNSVSISLCSSVSESANKISVSKNAESSDCEESEKSSFRSFCPSKPHKGNDRRWDAIQYVKGKDGDLGLAHFRLLKKLGCGDIGSVYLAELRGMGCLFAMKVMDKGMLAGRKKLLRAQTEREILSLLDHPFLPTLYSHFETEKFSCLLMEFCSGGDLHILRQRQPGKHFTEPAARFYASEVLLALEYLHMMGVVYRDLKPENVLVREDGHIMLSDFDLSLRCFVNPTLVQSCSEPSCRIASYCIQPACIDPACKLPVCVEPACLQPSCFKPRFLSSKTTKVKSEKTNLVNSDSFPVLIAEPTNARSMSFVGTHEYLAPEIIRGDGHGSAVDWWTFGIFLYELLLGRTPFKGNDNRETLFNVVGQSLKFTEGSSISFAAKDLIRGLLVKDPQKRLGFKRGATEIKQHPFFESVNWALIRSTHPPEIPKPIDIPLLNQAFKSSLPSNDKGVTDSDRSSGPYLDFEFF; this is translated from the exons ATGTTCTGGGACtgcaagagaaaaagaaaaagactcaAAACCCCAACTCAAACCTTGGGTTTATCAATgcaacaacaaaaaaacaaaacaaaaaccctTCCCACTTACCACCTTCTTTATCTTATACTATTACTATATTCTTTAGTTTCTTACCCTAACTGTTTGAAATTTGAATactgtttaattcaatttttttatttttttctcatttccaaCTCCCCATGTTTAAGCCCGCGTCTCACTCTCCCTTTCTTTGACTACCTCGGTCACATCACACCCCCCACATTTCTCTTGACCAACCACAGGTTCCATTTTTTTTTACGctgttatttattttttctttcaggCATTTCATCAAACAGGTTTCTCATTTCAATCATGGATGAACGGCCTCAAGAAAATGTTAAGTTTGAAACTTTTACCGTCACCAACACTCTCAAAGATCTTTGTTTGAATAATAACAGTGTTAGCATTTCTGGGTCTGATTCCCTTATTAGTTGTAGCAATAATGGCAGTAGTAGTAGCAGCAGCCTTCAAGATGTTAACATCAATAAGAACAGTGTTAGCATTAGTTTATGTAGTAGTGTTTCTGAGTCAGCTAATAAAATTAGTGTTAGTAAGAATGCGGAAAGCAGTGACTGTGAAGAGAGTGAAAAGAGTAGTTTTAGGAGTTTTTGTCCGTCGAAACCTCATAAAGGAAATGACAGAAGATGGGATGCAATACAGTATGTTAAGGGCAAAGATGGGGACTTGGGGTTGGCTCATTTTAGGTTGTTGAAAAAGTTGGGGTGTGGAGATATAGGGAGTGTTTATTTAGCTGAGTTAAGAGGGATGGGATGTTTGTTTGCAATGAAGGTTATGGATAAAGGAATGTTAGCTGGGAGGAAAAAATTGTTGAGAGCACAAACTGAGAGAGAAATATTGAGTTTATTAGATCATCCATTTTTACCAACCCTTTATTCACATTTTGAGACTGAGAAGTTTTCTTGCTTGTTGATGGAGTTTTGCAGTGGTGGGGATCTTCATATTCTCCGGCAACGACAGCCGGGCAAACATTTTACCGAACCAGCAGCACG GTTTTATGCTTCAGAAGTCCTTCTAGCCCTCGAGTATCTACACATGATGGGGGTGGTGTATAGGGATTTAAAGCCCGAAAATGTGTTGGTCAGGGAGGATGGCCACATTATGCTATCTGATTTTGATTTGTCATTGCGATGTTTCGTCAATCCCACGCTTGTGCAGTCCTGTTCTGAGCCATCATGTAGAATTGCTTCATACTGTATTCAGCCAGCATGTATTGATCCGGCATGCAAATTACCAGTATGTGTAGAGCCTGCTTGCTTGCAGCCATCTTGCTTTAAGCCTCGGTTTCTCAGTTCCAAAACAACAAAGGTGAAGAGTGAAAAAACAAATTTGGTGAACTCAGATTCATTTCCTGTACTTATTGCAGAACCAACTAACGCTCGCTCTATGTCATTTGTTGGGACTCATGAATATTTAGCTCCTGAAATTATAAGAGGAGATGGTCACGGGAGTGCTGTTGATTGGTGGACATTTGGTATTTTCTTGTACGAATTACTACTAGGACGAACACCATTTAAAGGAAACGATAATCGGGAGACATTATTCAATGTGGTTGGTCAGTCCCTAAAATTTACAGAGGGATCTTCAATCAGTTTTGCTGCAAAGGATTTAATCCGTGGTCTGCTTGTGAAGGATCCACAAAAGAGATTAGGCTTCAAAAGAGGTGCCACTGAGATCAAGCAACATCCATTCTTCGAAAGTGTTAACTGGGCTCTTATCCGCAGTACGCATCCTCCGGAAATCCCTAAACCCATTGATATCCCATTGCTAAACCAAGCATTTAAGTCATCCTTGCCTTCAAATGACAAGGGAGTCACAGACTCAGACAGGTCATCTGGTCCTTACTTAGATTTTGAGTTTTTCTGA